The following DNA comes from Anopheles merus strain MAF unplaced genomic scaffold, AmerM5.1 LNR4000778, whole genome shotgun sequence.
ttggtcatagtcattctaactagccttatcagtttggccgggattccgaaagagctcatagcgtcatacagctttaccctggctatgctatcatatgcggctttgaagtcaatgaagagatggtatgtgtcgtttctgtattctgccatcttctccaagatatgccgcatggtgaagatctgatcagtggttgattttccgtttcggaatcctctttgaaggatcagggagaataattgataggcggtattcaaaaccgtaataccccggtagttgttgcagtccaacctgtcttctttcttttatATGAgttagatgatgccgagattccaatcacaaggcatcggtTTGCTATcgcacacctcagtaacaatttcgCTAACAACCTCCATTCTTCACCAGTTctgctgcaattccgtcggttccgggtgccttgttatttttcagccgacggataacctttcgtgtttcttctatgctaggtggcattagcatgacactatctgctagtggcgtttctagctgttcgttaaactggtcgttgagtaattcatcaaagtactgagcccaccgcgagagtacctctggctggttactaaccagatctctttccttgttgcgacagcaggttaccttaggtacaacgttgtttcggtgacctgctatcgcttggtaaaactttcgtgtaggtacgcctctctggtttgctcgagtttcCGCATGTTTTGATCTTCCCGTGCATGTTTCTTGGAGcagtgaactcgtttctcttcgcgtctgagccgtgattattcctctgcgcatacCCGCGTTCTATGTCGTTGCAGCATTGCTCGGCATGCATTAGTTTTACGCATTTAttttatgcatttatttttattttatatatttttatatattatatattttttatgcatttattttatatggTTGAAGTAtgtttcttgcacagtttattatttttgtttttagagcgttccacctcttgCTCGTattttcatatctgttttctggtagtagagactcttctaaagtaggtttgaattcctgttggccagtaatgtcccttagagggtccgtgttgagccgtgggtttattatttcattagcgtgggggcgggcgattctacaacgtatcgcTAAGCCAACCAAGCAACCAAGTTCTGGAACTTTTAGCGTGATATAAATATGTATATCTACAAACATTGGAAGAACTCAAAAATGATTGATtcggaattttattttatttctcacTGATCACAGCTCCACTCACAACAACTATTTATACTGCCCACATGAATGCAAATATTTGCtaattttgttatgaattttgtGCATTTTCGTGTTGTCGATATTCAGTATACGTTATAAATCCATCATGATCTTTGTCCATCATATCCATTATTGGATCAACCAAGGATTGTAGTGTAGCGTCGTCGTATGGTTGTGCATCATTATGATTTTCGGGCGCTCCTTCTGAAGGCATTTCGCCGACGTGTTCATCTTTATTGTCTGCAATCGGTAAATCAGTCATTTAAGATATTCAAAGCTTCGTGCATTACGTAGGGCACAGATTCGGTAATTTATGTATACTACAATTGAACTGAAATATAATTCCCAATTGGTTAGGATGCATATTTTTATTAGtacagtaaaataaaaacaccatGAAAGGGAgttacagaagaaaaaaaaattaaaacaaaaaaaaacaggctatGGTTGGAATGAAAGAAACAGTTCATGCATATTTAACGCCGGCTTGAGGACAGTACATACTCCGGCCAGTCAACAACACCATCATTGTTACGatccatatttttcattactgCGTCTACAATTCCTGACAGTTGCTCATCGGTGTACGCAACCGGTTCGTGATCATGTTCGCCTTCGCCGTTGTCTTTCTCTGAACGAGGAAACAGTGTTGTTAGAACTTGGAAGTGTCTCGCTATTCAAGTTGTGATGATCTTTTCATAGGACGACCACATAGGCGTAAGCATACAATGGTCCACAACCATTCGCAACAACTATGCACATATTTATCAACAATTGCTTCTAGTTACTATTTATATTGACGTTAAACTTTATCGTCCTTCAGGAAAATCATCGCGTCTATTTTCTTCTACACCGGACATTCGATATTCAGTGTAATCTATGAAACCGTCAGTATTCACATCCATCATCCGCAGTACCGAATCGACGATATCTTCCAACTGTTCGTCTGTATACTCTGGCCTAGGCGCTTGTTCTTCATGGTGTCCTGTTTTATCCTCAGCTGTAATTGCGGATAATGTAATGCCCAGCTAACCGAAACAATAAAGACCTTCATAACAATACAAATGCACATACCCGGACAAAAAAATGACGAATGGTTTCGGACACACTAATGATCGACACAGAATGATTGATATATTCttgttgtggtttttcttCTACCCTGCCATTTGATTGTTGATACAGTAgatgaccgctaactgagaggtaaacaagctccagttaacgaacaatgttcgctaactggagtgacgtttctatgaattgattgttttgattggcgttgactggaataaacataccaaactttttttttaatttatgttgatataaaatatagtaattcgtgtaataacataaattaatagcaaacgtaggcaaaagaccttaaatttgtttgaaaatgcacatttgcgataaatttctcttcatgagattccggatgtttcatgttttgatgtttaagtgttcgttaactgagaaccactccagttagcgaacctccagttaaaaagcactccagttaaaacacatccagttagcggtcacctactgtacctTGTCACTTTGCAACAAATAATCTTAAGCGAAACAAACATGTACATTTACAACAACATATAAGCACATAACATTCGTTTTTAATACAAATAAAAGTAAACGTTTTTGTGCGATCGTTGTGCGTTTGCATTACACCGCAGCCATGCATTACGTTTTAGTGTCTCGTATTaatcgttttcctttttttgtagaatGAAAGTGCGTTCAGTATATTTTTTACAGTCTTTGCATTAATGTATgaaacaagaaataaaactCCGAGCTACGCCACTAAATTCTTAGTCTTGTCTTTTATACTAAGCTTTGCCAATTTTGAAAGGATTTATATTCGAAATATTGTAATACTAGAACAAACTTTGACGGAATGTCCTCTGGGAGTTAATACTGCCCTGTGTTTTATCAGTATGGATCAAGGATGTTTGAACTATTCGGCCCAGgaattatttgtttctttatcAGATCAAACGAATTGTTTCTAacattagattttttttttgttatgcctTGCAGGCCACCCTGCTTTTGAATGCAAGGAGGATTTATGCTTTTAAAAGATCAGTTATTATTTTGCCAGTCTATCTCGGACGCCACTAAGCCAGTGATTTGAGCTGAGTtgcactgaaaaaaaaaactaagggtgtggttgctgttgttgctggtcttgttgctgctgtgctgctttGTGCTGAGCTCGAACAAACTCCGGATAGTCGATGAAACCATCTTGATTATGGTCGTCTGAGTTAAGAATGGGATCTATCAGCGCGGAGAGTTCATCGTTTGAGAAAATCTTTTCTTCGTGCTGCGGATGCCCACTGTTTTCTTGTGCCTTGCCTTGCTCTACATCATTTGGCACGAAGAGTAGAAGAGGAATGATAGGAGAATAGATGGTGTTGTTTAAAGAAATACAACCAGTGTAACAATTGTGCGACCAATTTGTGCAAagatttatgtttttgtttaactgttttgcgttttatttCTGTACTACATGATTGtcttttgtgtgcgttttgtttctGTACTACATGATGTTGTGTtagtaaaaaaagtaaaaagagCCCAATGGCAAGTTAAATAACAGCGAGAAAGGTAAACACTAGCACCGTTGCTTATATTTGCCTAACATACACATTGTAAAAGGGATGTCAGCCAGCACCAAAAGTAAATCATTATAATACAATGCATTAGACCCCGCAAAACGAGATTAATCTGTTCCAGTCACTCAATTGTTTTACAATAATAATTGGTTTCACGGCCAAAACAATGCTAAAATAACACACTTCAATACGACACTTTTGCAACTGGCAGTCCCAACTAATCAACCGAGATTCTAGAGATGACAACTCTCCGCTTTATAAGCGTGTAGCACATTTAAAATACAACCATCTTTTGGCTAATGGTATTTTTTCCgcttttgtaataaaataataagtaCCAATACCGCAAATGTTGTTTCTCATTGTGATTGTGTCTCATTGCAAAGGCCCCTGCGCGCATCACGCAATTATCttcaacaaataaataaataaataaataaataaaaattttgtTCGTTAGAAGGGGTATTTGTGGAGCATTTTTGTGAAAAACATCCATAAAAGAAGTACTCGTTATGAAGGGTCCACTGCATACCTTTTGGAGGGCCGGTGATCGTCTAATAGAGACGAGTCGACTTCTTAAAATCCATTCGAAACAACATCCCTCCCCAATAATAAACCAATCCGCTAGGAGAATAATAATTAGTTAAGGTAGGTGCATTTGGCTCCATAGATCTTtcaccaaagaagaaaaataggCATGCAATTGAATTTGAATCGATTGAAACTGACCGCTTAACTTAATGAATGGGTACATAGAAAACTCAAAGCAATGATAAAATTGAATAGCCAAATACCGTGTGCATACTTTGCTAAAACATGATATTGATGGTAAATGAATAACAGATAAATTGCGCACAAGCATAATCATAGCTTTAAAATGGTATGTCGTAACAGTTTCTTACCGTGCCAATGAATGAGTGATTTTATGAGTTCACAACCATCCAACTTGTTGTTATTGTCCGAATCGTGCATTTTGAAGTAATGGAATTGTAGTTCTTGTTCGCTCATTTTGCTCGTATCGATTGGTACTTCCATATGTTCAGCAATGTGCCTAGAAGTGAACACAGAGTTATATTTGTAGAGCATCAATTAACATAGTTTTCGGTTGAATATCATACTGTTTCTCTTGTTGTAAATTTCCAGTATGCAGCACTTGCTGTTGCCCATGTTCGCCATGgggctgctgatgttgctgctgttgttgaaattgctgttgttgatactggggctgctgctgttgttgcggcgGTTGTTGGTGATATTGCGGCTGCTGATGTTGGGGAGCTTGTTGCTGATACTGCGGAGGGGGCGGCtgatattgttgttgttgttgctgggaATTGTTGCCAATCGATTCAATTATGTAGCTAAGTAggaaatgaattaaaacaCACTTGTGAACTTACATAATGGTTTGGATTAACTCCTGGTGCTACACGTTGACAAATAGCCAACGATGCAAGCTGCATCAATATGGCCAAGGTTATCAACACGCTATGCTTCATTATTGTTCCAACACGTCGCGAAGCGGCACTTTCTACAGGTCCAGCACTTTGACTAACTTTCACTTTTATTCAACAGACGACGTTAGCGCATACGATAGAAACCGATTACGTAGGTAAGGACAAGAAATGAACAATGAATGCTTTATCCAGTGAGAAGCGATGCGGTCTTACCAACGCTATGCGTGGAAGGTTAAAGGTCTGTTTCTAAGATCGCACGCATATACATTTTTGTCCACTGGATTGGAAAACACCACGTATTAACTGAACATTGACAACAAGAAGATTGTTTACGGGCTTGTTTGACAGCAAGGGCGGAAACTTTGACATTTTAATTCTGTACATGCTTATAACACCTGTTGCAAAACTTTACTTTGGGTAAAGCATACCTAAACCGGCGCACCAAATGTAAATTGttccaaattgattttttcacAATGATTGGTTTGAAGACGTGTTATGAAACACCTGCAATTGTTAacaaaatgcattttaaaagTGTTTGTAGAATAATAGACAAGCTTTATTTAACGCAAAAAGCATTTAGAAAATTAAAATCTTTGAACATTTCATTGAAATACATTTCCTTTACTATTTTTGTGATACATGGTCATGAAGATAACGTTTTCAgcgaaataaaatttaatatagGAGTAGCGCGACGCTGCAATCAATACCGCGTAGGATGTTGCATTGTCGGAGGAGTTTCGATGCTTATCTGGGAACGTTCTTCGAAGTAGGGTATTGAATACATAGTAACGATGTAAAATAAGGATCATATTTCTTTATGAGCCTGAACAACATTATCGTCTCATAAATTGTAACGTCAGGGACAATAAGCATGCAAACATGTTAATCATGTGTTGAATGTGTGTGGCTTCATTTACGCTAAAAACGAATTTATGTTTAGGCAAAATATGCCATGTTATTGAATGAAGAAGTCACTAAGTGCAACACACATCCATACATCTACAGGTACTCCAATGCTATACGCATATTCCGTTTCACTTGTGAAATGAACAGAAACATCTTTATTTGTACAGCTGATATTTTGCCAGTACTGAGCAGTACTGAGAAATTGCTATACTTAAGTTATATATTCCGGCAAATATGGATCAGTGTTCAGTTCCTCGTCTTTGTATCATCATTATGAAGAGTTTcattgcagcagcagtaatCGCACTTATATGTGCAATCGCCGTGTCGGGAACGACAGTTACATTACAATCCACGTGTAAATTATTTACTGCAGATGTCGTATCATCGATTACATGCAAAATGTATTGTGTGATTAAAGGCAAAACTGGAGGCTACTGCAACAGCGAAGGGCTATGCACATGCCGAGCAGAGGATCTACACTTTTTGCTAAAACCAATCATTAATAAAGATTGATTAAAAGCTGCTTGCATCGGTCGTAcctttttctttacttttctcAAAGGGAATATCACGCACTACGATGCATGTGGGAAATCGCGTGAAAACTTATCGCTCGTTGTTCCATGACTTATTCAAGCTGAGCGATAagaaacaaatttattttactaaaGAGACAGTATCCGACAATTCAAACTGAAGCAACGTAGCTAATTGAATCGCTTATCGCTGTCTCCCATTTCCtgctttgtttgctgtttttgctgGTGTCGAAGACGAACTGTTGTTACGATGTGGTGGAGCTATTTACATTGTAAGCAAAAGTCATACAACAAGCTACAATTTTGTCTGATAGTCCGGTTGCCTGCTCGTTGTCAAGGAAACGTTTCCCTCTTTGGTGCATAGTGTTGAAGATGATGCAAGATATGTCAAAAGAGGCAGACAGTCAGGTCCAAACAGAAATGCCGCAAGTATCTCGATTGGTCGTGAATCAAAATGACGGTAACTATACTGTATAGATATTCACTTTATCAGTTTAAATTGTATCTAAtacttttttgcattttgtttcgGACTCGGACCATCAAACAGAGCGTTTTATCAGCTACGACTATCGAGAGTCACCGCCTAGAGAAATGGTGCAATGGTTTCGACGACGGGCAAGAATATTGTTGAACTATTCCATGGTCAAAAAATGTCTACCGGTTCTTTCTTGGTTGCCAAAGTATCAATGCTCTTATGTGATGTACGATTTAATAGCAGGGATCACCGTAGCATTAACAGCTATACCTCAAAGCATTGCCTACGGAATTTTGGCCAACTTAAGTCCACAGTATGGGTTGTACTCCAACATAATGGGTTGTCTTGCATACGCTGTGTTCGGAAGTGTGAAGGACGTTACGATTGCTCCAACATCGCTTACTGCTATAATGGTCCAACATGTAGTGAAGGAACTGGAATATGGCACAGCATTGTTAACGTTCCTGGCTGCTGTTGTAACCATCTCATTCGGCGCATTAAATCTAGGAGTTCTTGTTCGTTTCATATCCATACCAGTGGTTATGGGATTTACCTTCGCCGCTTGTTTGACTATCGGGAGTGCCCAAATACGATCTCTACTAGGCATTAAGACCCAAGGAAAAAGCAGTGATTTTGTAACATCATGGACAAATGTATTCACGCATCTAGATGAAGTACGAATGGCAGATTGTATTCTTGGTTGCTGTTCGATCATTGTTCTTTGTTCACTAAGGGTAAGTAAAATATTTGTACGCGTTTGAAACGCAGCATGGAACAAATAAATTCACACGTATGTATTATTCTTTCTTTTAGCTTACAAAAGACTTGGGTGAAGGCAGATGGCGaacttttttcaaatatctgGTATTGTTGCGAAATGCGATGATCGTGGTGGTAGGAGCTACGCTTGCTTATTATCTTAAAACTGATATGGATGATTCTGTATTCAACTTAACTGGCCACGTGCCAGCTGGTTTGCCGGTCTTTCAGATGCCTCCTTTCTCGTACACGAATATAAATGGTACTGAGTACAGCTTTGGGGACATGCTAAGCGTAATGCGAACATCCATCATAACGATTCCTCTAGTAACAACGCTTGAAATTGTGTCGGTCGGAAAAGCTTTTTCCAAAGGAAAAATTATTGACGCGACACAAGAAATGATTGCACTTGGAATGTCGAATTTAGTTGTCTCATTTTGTTCGCCATTGCCAGCAGCAGGTTCCTTTACGCGTTCGGCATTAAACAATAGTAGCGGCGTACGAACAACGATGAGCTGTGCGGTAACAGCGGTAGTGTTGACAATATCATTGGCATTATTCACCGATGCACTATACTACATTCCCAAGGCAACACTCGCGTCGGTCGTCATCTCAGCCATGCTATTTATGCCAGATTACGAAGAAATCGGTAACATTTGGCGTACGAAGAAGATGGATCTGATTCCCTTTCTGGCAACCGCATTGGCTTGTTTGTTCTACGAGCTAGATTACGGTATTTTGGTAGGAATCGGATTAAATTGTTGCATTCTACTTTATCTGATGTCGACTCCCGGTCTATCAGGCGAAGAAATCCAACTTTCAGGACTTACCGTGCTATTGGTCAAAGTGGATCAATCGCTTGCCTTTTCTTCCGCAGAATGTTTGCGCAATTGGATACTGAAGCGCATTGACCAGCGTGATCACATTGATGTAGTTGTGATTGATGgtcaaaatattcattttgcTGACACTACCGTAGCGAAGAATTTCGTCAGTATTGAGGAGGATCTAAGGATACGACAGATTCGTCTTATGTTATGGCGATTCGATGCCAAAGTAGCATTTGTATTTCTGCGCATGCGAAAAGAATTATTTATTCCATTGCTGCGCGCCGATGTGCAACTGCAGGATGCCGTGGCTCGTTGGAAACATCTATACTATCAAATACCAACGGAGTGATGTGTTTAGTTGTTGCTTACCGTTTAACCAATACGGCGAAAATGAACGAACCGAAATTAGGAATGTTGAAATTTTACCAAAGCAAATCTGCGGAAAAGAGGCCTTGTACAGcaagaatatttgaaaaatatatatactattttttgtattattttattaataatgTTTATCAGCATATCCTCAttgaaaatgtgaaatatattacttttattatattatttgtcTAGATTTATCGAGACCTAGCAACCATCACTTAACTGCTATCATTTCGTGACACAAATGACATTATCACGATAAAAGTGAATATCTTCGATGTGATTACTCTCGCAGAGGTAATTGCGTACCTAGCTGTTGTGAAAGGTTGTCGTGCTGTATATGGTTAGCAAGCTGATGGTGCTGCAGAGTTAAGTCATGTTGATGCAAAGTTGGTTGTTGCGGCAGttgatgatgctgttgctgttgctgaaaATGATGAAGTTGTGCGTGGTGCTGCAAAGAGCTTAGATTAAGGTTGTGTGCATTGTGACTTGGCTGATGTCGTCGATAGTCTTGCAATCGGGAAAAGACACGCGGGCAAAATTcacatttgattgtttttggttCCTCTACCGGTGTATTTCGAGGTGTAATAGTAATTGATGGTGGAGGTTTGCGAATTTGCTGATGTTTTAACATATGTCGTTTCCATTGTATATGCTGTGAGAAGCAATCGTTACAGatttcacacacatacggcTTTTCGCCGGTGTGTGTTCGTATATGATACCGCAGATGATGACTGTATTTAAATGACTTAGGGCAGTATGGACACTGACGATCACGCACTTCTTCGTGGACTGCCTTCATGTGCCTTGCAAGTGATCGTTTTTCGCGAAACTGAGCCAAGCATTCAATGCACTGGTATGGTCGTTCATCCGCATGTTCGCCTAAATGGATCATCCAAGTCTCACGGTCAGGGAAAAGTTTGCTACAGACCATGCAACGGTGATCCTTAGCCCCACTGGTAGCCTCTAATTCGGTTTTCAACAAATGTGGCGTTGACGTCGAGTCGGTACTGCTGTGAAATTCTCCCATTAGCTCTCCGATTCCATTCAAACTAGTTATAGCTTCTGCAATAATACTGCTCTCCGTAAGACAATCATCATTTGTGTAGTCTTCATTAGCTCCTAGGCCGGTGCAGCTTCCTCCGCCAGGGGGGATAAAATGTACACCATCTTCTTCCGTCATTTCTACTTTCACTGTAATCTGCTCCAGCAGACCGCGCTTGGTACGAATGATTTCGTCACAATGTTTACTTCGTTGTTGAAACTGATGAATCTCATCTAATATCGACAGGCACGCAAAACATAGTCCGGCTGGATAGTCGTCCCGCACACTAATATGTATACCGGCGCAGGTCCGTATCTTTTCTGTCATTTCACGTATCAGTCCCCGTTCTGTGGGAAGAGAGGATGAACATTGGTTTCGGAGAAACACAATCGACAGTAGGTCTCTGGGTTATCGTTGGGCCTGTAACAATCGAGAAAAGCAAGAACATTAACATGCAAATATGCAAATCTCACCTACATATCCGATATAAATGTGATTATAATGCGGAGGAGCGGTCAGAACAGCACCATTCGTCAGTTTTTCTTACACGTCTTCCCGAAGTTCGGATTCGgaactgttttttgtttgcgttgtCTGCTCCATATTGCACTTTTCGATATTGCTGTACATTGCCAATTAATGGCAGACCTACAACGTTTTATCTTTATACTGCCAGCAACAGAATATCgaagaggttttttcttcgagAACCTTGGAATTATGGATTAAAGATCCGATAACAAACTATCTATTTACAAATTGCATTTTAAGTAGCGATAATTTGTTTACATGTCATTCGGAGACAACAGAACTAAAAAAGATAAAACGGGTAAAACAATCTGTCAAGGAAAAGTTGACATTTTTTACAGCTTGTCATTACTGAATTTTCTGTTTAACAACAACTAGGgcggcgctctggcaccaatcgaacacgacatccaaCATGGAAAATCAAGGTGTTTTAATACGACAAGGTGAAGTTGTTCAaagcaaaatgacatttctctACTTGACATAACTGTTTCGGGGGCTCCGGTATAAAAATTGGAGAGGGTTGGTGcggtgaaatgaaatttgtgTGCAGGGATTGACAGATATTTCCCACAATGTCGCCCAGCAAAAGCgacaaaaatcaaccttccaaatacatacaccttgatGAAAAACATCGCCGCATGCGATTATGCCGCAAGCTTTTGTACGGGATTTGACGTTAATGACAGCATTTGCG
Coding sequences within:
- the LOC121603029 gene encoding transcriptional corepressor LEUNIG-like isoform X3, which codes for MKHSVLITLAILMQLASLAICQRVAPGVNPNHYQQQQQYQPPPPQYQQQAPQHQQPQYHQQPPQQQQQPQYQQQQFQQQQQHQQPHGEHGQQQVLHTGNLQQEKQHIAEHMEVPIDTSKMSEQELQFHYFKMHDSDNNNKLDGCELIKSLIHWHDNKDEHVGEMPSEGAPENHNDAQPYDDATLQSLVDPIMDMMDKDHDGFITYTEYRQHENAQNS
- the LOC121603029 gene encoding multiple coagulation factor deficiency protein 2 homolog isoform X4, which produces MKHSVLITLAILMQLASLAICQRVAPGVNPNHYQQQQQYQPPPPQYQQQAPQHQQPQYHQQPPQQQQQPQYQQQQFQQQQQHQQPHGEHGQQQVLHTGNLQQEKQHIAEHMEVPIDTSKMSEQELQFHYFKMHDSDNNNKLDGCELIKSLIHWHEKDNGEGEHDHEPVAYTDEQLSGIVDAVMKNMDRNNDGVVDWPEYVLSSSRR
- the LOC121603029 gene encoding 50 kDa gamma-zein-like isoform X2, whose translation is MKHSVLITLAILMQLASLAICQRVAPGVNPNHYQQQQQYQPPPPQYQQQAPQHQQPQYHQQPPQQQQQPQYQQQQFQQQQQHQQPHGEHGQQQVLHTGNLQQEKQHIAEHMEVPIDTSKMSEQELQFHYFKMHDSDNNNKLDGCELIKSLIHWHAEDKTGHHEEQAPRPEYTDEQLEDIVDSVLRMMDVNTDGFIDYTEYRMSGVEENRRDDFPEGR
- the LOC121603029 gene encoding putative mediator of RNA polymerase II transcription subunit 26 isoform X1, with amino-acid sequence MKHSVLITLAILMQLASLAICQRVAPGVNPNHYQQQQQYQPPPPQYQQQAPQHQQPQYHQQPPQQQQQPQYQQQQFQQQQQHQQPHGEHGQQQVLHTGNLQQEKQHIAEHMEVPIDTSKMSEQELQFHYFKMHDSDNNNKLDGCELIKSLIHWHEQGKAQENSGHPQHEEKIFSNDELSALIDPILNSDDHNQDGFIDYPEFVRAQHKAAQQQQDQQQQQPHP
- the LOC121603027 gene encoding sodium-independent sulfate anion transporter-like; translation: MMQDMSKEADSQVQTEMPQVSRLVVNQNDERFISYDYRESPPREMVQWFRRRARILLNYSMVKKCLPVLSWLPKYQCSYVMYDLIAGITVALTAIPQSIAYGILANLSPQYGLYSNIMGCLAYAVFGSVKDVTIAPTSLTAIMVQHVVKELEYGTALLTFLAAVVTISFGALNLGVLVRFISIPVVMGFTFAACLTIGSAQIRSLLGIKTQGKSSDFVTSWTNVFTHLDEVRMADCILGCCSIIVLCSLRLTKDLGEGRWRTFFKYLVLLRNAMIVVVGATLAYYLKTDMDDSVFNLTGHVPAGLPVFQMPPFSYTNINGTEYSFGDMLSVMRTSIITIPLVTTLEIVSVGKAFSKGKIIDATQEMIALGMSNLVVSFCSPLPAAGSFTRSALNNSSGVRTTMSCAVTAVVLTISLALFTDALYYIPKATLASVVISAMLFMPDYEEIGNIWRTKKMDLIPFLATALACLFYELDYGILVGIGLNCCILLYLMSTPGLSGEEIQLSGLTVLLVKVDQSLAFSSAECLRNWILKRIDQRDHIDVVVIDGQNIHFADTTVAKNFVSIEEDLRIRQIRLMLWRFDAKVAFVFLRMRKELFIPLLRADVQLQDAVARWKHLYYQIPTE